The following is a genomic window from Amycolatopsis australiensis.
TCAGCAGCACCACCACCAGCAGCAGGCCGAAGATCCCGCCCGGGACCACCGACGAGAGGCCGTTCAGCAGTTTTTCCAGCTGCTCGCCGAGCCACTGTCCGAGCTGCTGCAGGACGTTCGGCCGCGCGTCCCGGTACTTCGGGTCGCTCAGCTCGTGGGCGGCGGCGCGCCGGGCGTCGTCCCGGTCGATGCCGACCGGGATGTCTCGCGGGACCAGCGTCACCATGCCTGCGGCGGCTGCACGCCGGCCGCGCGGGCCAGCTCGATGTCCATGCCTTCGCGGCGCATCCGCTGGTCGAGGTAGACGATCACGGTGACCAGCGTGACGAACGGGATCGCGATGGTGCCGGAGACGATCTGCCCGGCCGAGGCCAGCAGCAGGTCGCCGGTGCTCGGCACGTACACCTTGCCCGGGTTCAGCACCTGGCTGAACACGCCGGTGCCGAGCGCGAACGGCAGCTGGATGATGTTCTCGAAGAACGACTCGATCACCTTCGCCAGCACCAGGATGCCGAGCACCCGCCAGAACGCGCCGCTGACGAGCTTGGCCGTGCGGGCGAAGGCTTCGCGGAACGTGCCGCGTTCGAGCACCAGCGCGGGCGCGGCCAGCGCCCAGAACACCCAGGCGACCACGCCGGGGATGATGCAGAGCATGAGCCCGACGGTGGTGACCAGCGCGTAGACGAACGCGACGCCGAGCAGCGGCAGCAACCGCGGCTGCACCTCGCGCCACACGAGGCCGAAGCTGACCTCGCGCCCGAGCGCGGCGCGGCCCATCACCGCGGCCATCAGCCCGGTCGTGACGGTCAGCAGCAGGGTCGAGATCAGCAGCGACGGGATCAGGGCGAGGAAGAGGTCGCCGAACGCGCCGAAGACGGCGTTCTGCAGCTCTTCTTCGGTCGCGCCGGGGCCGAGCCTGCTCGTCGCGGTGAGGTTCTCCAGGTCGGGGAGCACGAGCCGCTGGACGAGGAAGCCGATCGCGGCGTTCACGACGGCCATGACGGCACCGATGCCGAGGATCAGCAGCGGGTGCCGCCGGATGGCGGTGATGGCGCCGTCGAGGACGTCGCCGACGTTGAGCGGCCGGAGCGCGATGACACCGGGCTTGCCGAGGCCGTGCGGGTGCCAGCCGCGCCCCTGCGGCGGTGCGCCGGAGAAGGGCGGCGGTGTGCCGGGACCCCACCCACCGCCCGACGGCGGCTGCGGGCCAGGCTGCGGCGGACCGCCCACGGAAGCCCCCGGTGCATCCGGTGGCTGCCACCCGCCCGTCGATACCGGCGCACCGGCCCCCTGCGCGTCCCTCGGCTCCCACCCGGCCGCCTGCGACGCGCCCGCGGGCGTCGCCTGAGTGTCCGGCGGCTGCCACCCGCGCGGCGGCGTGGCCGGTGACTGCCCGTGGCCTTCCGGCGGCTTCGCTTCACCCGAACCGGGGACGGGTGCCTGGGGGACGCCCTGGCTGGGTGTCGGCGTGCCGGCGCCCTCGCCGCCGGGCGCGCCACCGGTGTCTGTCATCGAAGCCCCTCGCCTGCAGTGCCTGCTTGCCGACACTCTCTCAGAGCCGCTGACACCCGGCCAGACCTGGGGTGACGTCCGGGCGCGGTGACTGCGTGCGCACAGACGGGTGCGAGAGGCCCCGTTCCCCCGATATGCTGAACCGCGGGATCGGGTACCCCCGGTCCGTACCGAGACCCTTCGGGACTGCCCAGTGACGCAACCGCCCCCCGGCCGGGTACCGCCGCCTCGCGGAACCGTCCAGCCGCCGCCGGTGCCGGGTGTGCCGCCGGATCTGCCCTGGCTGGGCCGCCCGCACGCGGTGGCCGCGCCGCGGCGCCGCTCGCCGGCCGCCGTGATCGGGGTGTGCCTCGGCGCCATCGCCGTGCTGGTGCTCGGGCTGGTCGCGATCGTGGCCCTCAACCGCGACGAAACGCCGCTGGCCAACGCCAACTACCGCGACGCACCGCCGTCGCAGGACAGTCCTTCGCAGCTGCCGCCCGGTGGCGCCGGCGCGCCGGCTTCGGCGTCGAACCCGTCGACCGAGCCGTCGACCCCCAGCGCGACCGGCCCGCAGAAGATCCTCAAGCTCGCCGACCACCCGATCCTGCAGGACCCGAACGCGGGCCTGCAGAACCGCGTCTGCAACCTGCCGCCGTGGCAGAGCACGCAGGACGGCGCGGAAGCCTTCTTCACCGCCGCCAGCAAGTGCCTCGACGCCGCGTGGGGCCCGTTCCTCGAGGCCTACCACCTGCCGTTCACGCCGCCGGCGCTGCACTTCCCGACCGGCGCCAGCTTCGAGACCGAGTGCGGCACCATCCAGGTCGGCATCGCGACC
Proteins encoded in this region:
- a CDS encoding neutral zinc metallopeptidase; the protein is MPGVPPDLPWLGRPHAVAAPRRRSPAAVIGVCLGAIAVLVLGLVAIVALNRDETPLANANYRDAPPSQDSPSQLPPGGAGAPASASNPSTEPSTPSATGPQKILKLADHPILQDPNAGLQNRVCNLPPWQSTQDGAEAFFTAASKCLDAAWGPFLEAYHLPFTPPALHFPTGASFETECGTIQVGIATAAYYCENNLYVPFRGLQTDQYGNNPGVYLALFAHEYGHHVQEVAGLMDAAWQKIYEAGQNSPAGLEMSRRKELQAQCFSGMFLGAHVDQGGTISRDMYNKAWNDQETRGDNTSRSHDHGTNAHYASWWRAGATSNRIADCNTFAAPSSEVS